The Etheostoma spectabile isolate EspeVRDwgs_2016 chromosome 1, UIUC_Espe_1.0, whole genome shotgun sequence genome has a segment encoding these proteins:
- the depdc7a gene encoding DEP domain-containing protein 7, with translation MHRTPEGMAGKPFRATYIWSSIISNLHTRVAVKSRRHNLKSYNDCFLGSEAVDVVLAHITLNRFFGDEAVPRYKAVRLCQALMDSRVFEPVGVKVFGKEKKRATFEDSSCSLYRFLSPTTGSPSSLTNTNSLSTTTIESGYDSPRINRNKNSYSPSHERQGVLSYSTHSPVKADKSLEDVLGNLNLSSTITPQMINLGLSQELVDEVWHQQAVFRLLQLIELSLLEKLLEGKDTSHPPLHGMDSDPDLLYTSSYLDREVLKAFSEAQADEWLSGAVDCLEFLPDELVVEVSRGLASCADDLLRCKSLIYEVLAQHYGHTQQPPLLSNHMFDIHSGISELLVNGKQEQALEALQLSLKLQDSRSREELRRLLRFMAVAAKPQEVKLHKEIENRMAVKRSFSSAIVYSRRLSKGKVDLMVLFMMDNHCDLFKIPVSLHKMVSDRIMNIVKGKDPDVTTGPTYCTRVSAKAYSENAQKNTKEELWSLLQTIHENPKLSPKEKRRLLGQFYKGHPEIFIQYFGNKIV, from the exons aAGGCATGGCTGGGAAGCCTTTCCGGGCCACCTATATATGGAGCAGCATCATCTCCAATCTCCACACTCGAGTGGCGGTTAAGAGCCGCCGCCACAATCTCAAATCCTACAATGACTGTTTCCTGGGCTCAGAGGCTGTGGATGTGGTGCTGGCACACATCACCCTGAACCGTTTTTTTGGTGATGAGGCGGTGCCTCGCTACAAGGCCGTCCGTCTCTGTCAGGCACTGATGGACTCCAGGGTGTTTGAGCCGGTGGGCGTTAAAGTTTTTGGGAAGGAAAAGAAGCGAGCCACATTTGAAGACAGTAGTTGCAGTTTGTATAGGTTCCTGAGCCCAACGACCGGCTCCCCATCATCGCTGACCAACACCAACTCTCTCTCCACTACCACCATCGAGAGCGGCTACGACTCACCGAGAATCAACAGGAACAAGAATAGCTACAGTCCGTCACATGAAAG ACAAGGGGTGCTGAGCTACTCCACCCACTCCCCTGTCAAAGCAGACAAATCATTGGAGGATGTCCTGGGAAACCTCAACCTAAGCTCCACCATCACTCCTCAGATGATCAACCTCGGCCTCTCACAAGAGC ttgttGATGAGGTCTGGCACCAGCAGGCGGTGTTCAGGCTTTTGCAGCTGATAGAGCTCTCCCTGTTGGAGAAGCTGTTAGAGGGTAAAGACACATCACATCCTCCCCTGCATGGCATGGACAGTGACCCAGACCTGTTGTATACATCAAGCTACCTAGACAGAGAGGTCCTCAAGGCCTTCAGTGAAGCACA GGCAGATGAATGGTTGTCGGGGGCAGTGGACTGTCTGGAGTTTCTTCCTGATGAACTGGTGGTGGAAGTCAGTCGAGGTTTGGCCAGTTGTGCTGACGACCTGCTCCGGTGTAAGAGTCTGATCTACGAGGTCCTGGCTCAGCATTACggacacacacaacagccaCCTCTGCTCAGCAACCACATGTTCGACATCCACTCTGGCATCTCCGAGCTACTTG TGAACGGCAAGCAAGAGCAAGCTCTAGAGGCTCTGCAGCTGAGCCTGAAGCTGCAGGACTCTCGCAGCCGGGAGGAGCTCCGCAGGCTCCTGAGATTCATGGCTGTCGCAGCCAAACCACAAGAGGTCAAATTGCACAAAGAA ATTGAGAACAGAATGGCAGTGAAAAGGTCTTTCTCAAGTGCCATTGTCTACAGCCGGAGACTCTCCAAAGGAAAGGTGGACTTGATGGTTCTGTTCATGATGGATAACCACTGCGATCTGTTCAAA ATTCCCGTTTCATTGCATAAGATGGTCAGTGACAGAATCATGAATATTGTGAAAGGGAAGGATCCTGATGTGACAACAG GACCAACGTACTGCACAAGAGTGAGTGCTAAGGCCTACTcagaaaatgcacaaaaaaacactaaagagGAACTTTGGTCCTTGCTCCAGACCATCCATGAGAACCCTAAACTCTCCCCTAAAGAGAAGAGACGTCTGCTGGGACAGTTTTATAAAGGCCATCCAGAGATTTTTATTCAGTACTTTGGAAATAAGATTGTCTAG
- the cstf3 gene encoding cleavage stimulation factor subunit 3 yields the protein MATEGAADQAAAEYIPEKVKKAEKKLEENPYDLDAWSILIREAQNQPIDKARKTYERLVTQFPSSGRFWKLFIEAEIKAKNYDKVEKLFQRCLMKVLHIDLWKCYLSYVRETKGKLPSYKEKMAQAYDFALDKIGMEIMSYQIWVDYINFLKGVEAVGSYAENQRITAVRRVYQRGCVNPMINIEQLWRDYSKYEEGINVHLAKKMIEDRSRDYMNARRVAKEYETVMKGLDRNAPSVPPQNSPQEAQQVEMWKKYIQWEKSNPLRTEDQTLITKRVMFAYEQCLLVLGHHPDVWYEAAQYLEQSSKLLAEKGDMNNSKLFSDEAANIYERAIGTLLKKNMLLYFSFADYEESRMKYEKVHSIYNKLLAIEDIDPTLVYIQYMKFARRAEGIKSGRTIFKKAREDLRTRHHVYVTAALMEYYCSKDKSVAFKIFELGLKKYGDIPEYILAYIDYLSHLNEDNNTRVLFERVLTSGSLSPEKSGEIWARFLAFESNIGDLASILKVERRRFTAFKDEYEGKETALLVDRYKFMDLYPCSTSELKALGYKDVSRAKLAAMLPETVVTPSAPSLKDEADRKPEYPKPDTNQMIPFQPRHLAPPGLHPVPGGVFPVPPAAVLLMKLLPPPTCFTGPFVQVDEIMETFRRCTLPETVDAAVELITGRQPDAGGEGNGSMENHAVAKSLKRPNADSDEEDDKGAVAPPIHDIYRARQQKRIR from the exons ATGGCCACCGAAGGAGCAGCCGAccag GCAGCGGCAGAATATATTCCAGAGAAGGTGAAGAAGGCAGAGAAGAAGTTGGAAGAAAACCCATATGACCTTGACGCATGGAGCATTCTGATTCGAGAAGCACAG AACCAGCCCATAGATAAAGCAAGGAAGACGTATGAGCGACTTGTCACGCAGTTCCCAAGTTCTGGCAGATTCTGGAAACTGTTCATTGAAGCTGAg ATCAAGGCAAAAAACTATGACAAGGTAGAAAAG TTGTTTCAGAGATGCCTAATGAAAGTCTTGCACATCGACCTCTGGAAATGTTACCTCTCATATGTTCGAGAGACCAAAGGGAAGCTGCCCAGCTACAA AGAGAAGATGGCCCAGGCGTATGACTTTGCCCTGGATAAAATTGGCATGGAAATTATGTCTTACCAG ATTTGGGTGGACTACATCAACTTCCTCAAAGGAgt TGAGGCGGTGGGCTCGTACGCAGAGAACCAAAGAATCACTGCAGTACGGCGGGTGTACCAGAGAGGCTGTGTGAACCCTATGATCAACATTGAGCAGCTCTGGAGGGATTATAGCAAATATGAGGAG GGAATCAATGTGCACTTGGCCAAAAAAATGATTGAGGACCGAAGTAGGGACTACATGAATGCCAGGAGAGTGGCAAAG GAGTATGAGACTGTGATGAAGGGGCTGGACAGGAATGCACCATCAGTACCGCCCCAGAACTCCCCTCAGGAAGCCCAGCAAGTGGAAATGTGGAAGAAGTACATCCAGTGGGAAAAAAGCAACCCGCTGCGCACAGAAGACCAGACCCTCATCACAAAGAGAG TGATGTTTGCCTATGAGCAGTGCCTGCTGGTGCTGGGCCACCATCCTGACGTTTGGTATGAGGCAGCACAGTACCTGGAGCAGTCCAGCAAACTGCTGGCAGAGAAAGgg gaTATGAATAATTCCAAGCTGTTTAGTGACGAGGCAGCTAACATCTACGAGCGTGCCATCGGCACCCTTCTGAAGAAGAACATGCTGCTGTACTTTTCATTTGCAGACTATGAAGAA AGTCGCATGAAGTACGAGAAGGTCCACAGCATCTATAACAAACTGCTGGCCATTGAGGACATTGACCCCACGCTGGTCTACATTCAGTACATGAAGTTTGCCAGGAGGGCAGAAGGGATCAAGTCAGGTCGCACCATCTTCAAAAAAGCCAGAGAGGATCTACGCACGCGGCACCATGTGTATGTGACAGCAGCACTGATGGAGTACTACTGCAGCAAG GATAAATCGGTAGCCTTCAAGATTTTTGAACTTGGTTTGAAGAAATACGGGGACATTCCAGAGTACATACTGGCATACATTGATTACCTCTCACACCTTAATG AGGATAACAACACCAGGGTACTGTTTGAGCGCGTCCTCACCTCAGGAAGCTTGTCGCCAGAAAAGTCAGG CGAGATCTGGGCTCGGTTCCTGGCTTTTGAGAGCAACATAGGAGACCTTGCCAGTATCCTGAAAGTGGAGCGCAGGCGTTTCACTGCCTTCAAGGACGAGTATGAGGGCAAAGAAACAGCCTTGCTGGTAGATAGATACAAGTTCATGGACCTGTATCCCTGCTCTACTAGTGAACTTAAGGCCCTTGGATATAAG GATGTGTCGCGGGCCAAACTGGCAGCAATGCTCCCAGAGACTGTGGTGACGCCCTCTGCGCCTTCACTAAAGGATGAAGCTGACCGAAAACCCGAGTACCCCAAACCTGACACCAATCAGATGATCCCCTTCCAGCCACGTCACCTTGCCC ctcctggTTTACACCCTGTCCCTGGTGGAGTTTTCCCAGTCCCTCCAGCTGCTGTTCTCCTAATGAAGCTGCTCCCTCCGCCTACGTGCTTCACT GGACCCTTTGTTCAAGTGGATGAGATCATGGAAACATTCAGGAGATGCACACTTCCTGAGA CTGTTGATGCTGCTGTAGAGCTGATCACTGGAAGACAGCCCGATGCAGGAGGAGAGGGTAATGGATCCATGGAGAACCATGCTGTTGCCAAGTCACTCAAGAGGCCTAACGCAGACTCCGATGAGGAGGACGACAAAGGAGCTGTGGCTCCTCCCATACACGACATCTACCGTGCACGCCAACAGAAGAGGATTCGATAA